AAGGGGATCAGCCTTAGGGACATTGCAGGAGTTAGAAGCGGGCAAGCCGGACAAGTGGTGCAATGCCATAGTGGAACTGCTTAATGCCATGGACGAATACATTCCAACACCTGTGAGGGAAGCAGACAAACCATTTTTGATGCCCATAGAGGACGTATTTAGCATATCTGGACGTGGAACAGTGGTTACAGGTAGGGTAGAGCGTGGTGTGTTAAAGCCTGGTGAGGAAGTGGAGGTAGTTGGGCTGAGGGAAGAGCCGATAAAGACAGTAGCTACATCCATAGAGATGTTTAGGAAGGTTCTTGATGAGGCATTGCCTGGGGACAACATAGGAGTGCTTTTGAGGGGTGTAGGTAAGGATGACGTGGAGAGGGGTCAGGTATTGGCAAAGCCTGGGAGTGTGACACCGCACAGGAGGTTTAGGGCACAGGTGTATGTATTGACGAAGGAGGAAGGGGGAAGGCACAGTCCGTTTTTTGTGAATTACAGACCGCAGTTTTACTTTAGGACGGCGGACGTGACAGGGGTGGTGGTGAAGTTACCGGAGGGTCAGGAGATGGTGATGCCTGGGGACAATGTGGAGCTTGAGGTAGAGCTAATAAAGCCCATAGCGATGGAGGAAGGTTTAAGGTTTGCCATAAGGGAAGGTGGAAAGACAATAGGTGCAGGTGTTGTC
Above is a genomic segment from Thermocrinis jamiesonii containing:
- a CDS encoding elongation factor Tu; translated protein: GPMPQTREHVLLARQVNVPYIVVFMNKCDMVDDPELLDLVELEVRELLNKYEFPGDEVPVIRGSALGTLQELEAGKPDKWCNAIVELLNAMDEYIPTPVREADKPFLMPIEDVFSISGRGTVVTGRVERGVLKPGEEVEVVGLREEPIKTVATSIEMFRKVLDEALPGDNIGVLLRGVGKDDVERGQVLAKPGSVTPHRRFRAQVYVLTKEEGGRHSPFFVNYRPQFYFRTADVTGVVVKLPEGQEMVMPGDNVELEVELIKPIAMEEGLRFAIREGGKTIGAGVVTKILD